In Nanoarchaeota archaeon, the sequence AAGAATTCGTTTTTTTATACAGTTTTTCATAGGTTATCATGTTATCTCCCCTGAGATAACATGGTTTTTGGAGTTTATGTGGTTAATTGCGCAAGAGGTTTATTATTAATTAATTTCAAAAGAGACCCTTTCTCATTCACCGAGATTCTATAAAAATCATTGTTTTGCTTGCCCATAATTGCTTTACTTTCCAAACGGAACTTTGTTCGTATTCCTAAAAAATTCAACCTATCAAAAATTTGCTTCAAAATATTCTTGTCGTAAGTCCCTAATCGGAATCTAGCTCGATTTTGGTAAACTCCAAAATTGCCTTCGGCATCTGCATACCCGCCCAAAAATGCAAAAAAGCAGTTAGTGTCATTCAAAATCCATTCTTCAATATGATCTTGTTTAGGTAATAAAAAGGAAAATGACTTATCCAAGTTACAGTAATTTTGATAAACGCCATTCTTATAGTCAATCTTGTAATGACCGTGCACACCATAAATATTTTTAATAAGTTCACATTGCTCTTTCTTTGTTGTACCTGATTTGATGAATATTGTCGAATTATCATTTACCGCTCTAACATTTAAATCACCCAATCGAAAGCCAATCATATACGCCTTTACTTCATCAGTTCCTTGAAATTTCTTTTTTGGATAACTGATATGCGACTCTGATAAAGATCTTGTTTTAA encodes:
- a CDS encoding LAGLIDADG family homing endonuclease codes for the protein MTKKINISKNILEPLYLKKMYSTHRIAKIFNCDSGVIKRRLKEYGILLRKPKEKITIPKSKLEELYINRQLSAQKTAEILGISSCSVYYKLKDVGIDTRPKKKIIIDKHELSKLYVEKNLPCSKIAKKFDCDPVTIFNFLKKFGIKTRSLSESHISYPKKKFQGTDEVKAYMIGFRLGDLNVRAVNDNSTIFIKSGTTKKEQCELIKNIYGVHGHYKIDYKNGVYQNYCNLDKSFSFLLPKQDHIEEWILNDTNCFFAFLGGYADAEGNFGVYQNRARFRLGTYDKNILKQIFDRLNFLGIRTKFRLESKAIMGKQNNDFYRISVNEKGSLLKLINNKPLAQLTT